One region of Culex pipiens pallens isolate TS chromosome 2, TS_CPP_V2, whole genome shotgun sequence genomic DNA includes:
- the LOC120416762 gene encoding myosin-11 isoform X3, with product MSHMFPSAKGDQLCPLGFHPQVRWPTRCKRCFRDYKEHGNKRNGEDITASTPVLAGSSQSRSRDGGSSSSLDKPVRSWTSTHNLFLSNNGVGNSGMGGDRPPGIPQRPASWASTPDLDNILQTVKADFTLTLPRRRHTATFDNMEEPETTITIKRPPLPPILKVEPKKDDSRKELEKAEDQGVVIEKSDSLAERVRKMNLIKRQGSTERDSRERSVPFKEEEEPPAVKVIPKPVKEPEPEKVERKRRVKPIPESVPEEPPSKPQLSMSKTTITSSTKPLTKLAPLKEKESARSSGEGTKDTTKIIRRRKVDTGAFEPSPKTTTIAPSVVTAAPVPKPAPEPAPIASSSDDVKFLFSIKDKKYGKLDEDLHSITTETTETTIVDHTDSHELQEEIESLRRELETVKARCDRAEREKSDILLRRLASMDTVSNKTAASEALKLQQKVNEQKQLIEDLQDEKKFLTAKVKEIESDIKVRGVKNVEEQLRQKLEQAETLCEELMDENEEIKREMRTMEAEIEEMHDNFREDQADEYASIKKELDQTTKNCRILSFKLKKSDKKIEQLETEKKALGANTDLSLKVKQLEDELKVANEVARRLQGELEQAESAPSTPTKKTPALGKIGKSTSADNKLTRASLTRGGSQEDPVQLLRDLQDSLEREADLREQLKYAEEEADNLRRKSSRVEDDNESLMMQLKKMATKAKSRKLSPSPPNRRQSPMEKDEGISDEDDPAELRLQLELNEQETAVLRRKIGELETENKRSREHVKELQESLISKTKEMDRQSKFPSLLGSKSGGASGSKDSLDEKKIKVLEEEMSELRKKLIEKDREFERVQAELSLSKTKGGKILSKANSLDSLTEQQMQDLKKQLQQTEQEANVLRQKTHTLEQEIDKQTAEIKQLQQKKIAGNEAEAKKLTATIQELQKEKTELEARLNRVTKEASAGMPSRTPKMPNDMHTKLQLKKMVEECESEISELRAIVGKSGALNASALEKDKKKLQTELDEAKEQRTKLEAEIRKLAAPKVSAELQAIKLSEAQRTVQKLEDENKKQNDKIKVLEEKMAKVTSTMKSTESGKKELESELKSEKDRYSSLEKELDQLRKEKSGIEGKVSKLEDEIQQERNKMESAKAALEREIASLKRHSASDDPTSLKLQELSQKNNEIMSKLEEETRKYQQLVSKHEHLEEDHVMLKAQLESNKQKFQELDSLKNKLVQADNIEARLVKENTNLSRKLVEMQKKVAQLESNAENRTAGLELERDRLKSALEDKQREYEHLSSENEMNAYQVAQLRKDSEDLRSKLDDYERINKAQRTLSEHNSHLEQELKKMHLQLETAEMNVKSEVAATRLRYEQQVTNLHNELTGLQRQCERFKRDRDTFKQLVEAAQKQIGDMKANRRSLASVTSTSSDDDDKSKIVALEQQIGCLEDELSEARLEASKVRTELISELSASEIKLSEMQSKINELEEEKIIAGGKSKVPGTKTRLELSWQKEREDMQRLVQETSTLARDLRQTLFEVERERDKEKLESRRKIDQIKKTTEEEIEEGRRKVTELQSDLLELRDAHAKLRTANEKLRRDRERADRERESATRRRIEMESDRRIGALLQTVDELVKLAPEMQKVAAGRQETTTSTGKTITANAPIPTPPMRHKSPSPGPGGATPQPQSITSVLSRLAEASEELRRFQRMCDEEKDRERMRRGGMRRAASQENDSVEGHSSRPVMRLNRNGGSLYKKSLSLDQSLQVEQQGQLIWKEGDDSMSSLQSLDSEYGAMMHNRDSSLDSRLSGGSTQSDMPRMRKKKRGLMGKLRSLSLTRSKGSESDFSIQGSDSDLSMAGDIRSSKTNLKGKLSGMFRRAGSSSRAGSSEALDREIQRPVAIQTMGNGPTGQPPVPRPVSASNPHLARQAGKPPTPSMVPTQRRRVVIAGSGQPGAPSSGAPK from the exons ATGTCGCACATGTTCCCCAGCGCCAAGGGCGACCAGCTGTGTCCGCTCGGGTTCCACCCGCAGGTTCGCTGGCCGACGCGTTGCAAGCGGTGCTTCCGCGACTACAAGGAGCACGGCAACAAGCGCAACGGCGAGGACATTACCGCTTCCACGCCCGTCCTAGCTGGCTCGTCCCAATCGCG CAGTCGCGATGGCGGTAGCAGCTCCAGCTTGGACAAACCAGTGCGAAGCTGGACCTCCACGCACAACCTGTTCCTGTCGAATAACGGCGTTGGAAACAGCGGGATGGGAGGCGACCGACCGCCGGGCATTCCCCAGCGACCGGCCTCGTGGGCCTCGACGCCCGATCTGGACAATATCCTGCAGACGGTGAAGGCGGACTTCACCTTGACGCTGCCTCGGCGAAGGCATACTGCTACATTCGACAAT atGGAAGAACCTGAGACAACAATTACCATCAAAAGACCACCGTTGCCACCGATCCTGAAGGTGGAACCGAAAAAAGATGACAGCAGAAAGGAGCTGGAGAAAGCCGAAGACCAGGGCGTCGTGATAGAAAAGAGCGATTCGCTCGCGGAACGTGTCCGCAAGATGAACCTGATCAAGCGACAAGGAAGTACCGAGCGGGACAGTCGGGAACGATCGGTACCATTCAAGGA GGAAGAGGAGCCGCCAGCAGTGAAGGTGATACCTAAACCAGTTAAAGAACCAGAGCCAGAGAAGGTGGAGCGAAAACGTCGTGTCAAACCCATTCCAGAATCAGTACCGGAAGAACCGCCCAGTAAACCGCAACTTTCGATGAGCAAGACAACCATCACATCCTCAACGAAACCGCTGACAAAGCTTGCTCCACTGAAGGAAAAAGAAAGTGCAAGGTCGAGCGGAGAGGGTACAaaggacactacaaaaatcattCGACGGAGAAAGGTGGACACCGGTGCGTTCGAACCATCCCCAAAGACCACTACGATAGCCCCGTCGGTGGTGACCGCCGCTCCCGTACCTAAACCTGCACCGGAACCAGCGCCGATCGCCAGCAGCAGTGACGATGTCAAGTTCCTGTTTTCCATCAAAGACAAAAAGTACGGCAAACTCGACGAAGATCTGCACTCGATCACCACGGAAACGACGGAGACGACCATCGTCGATCACACCGACAGCCACGAACTGCAGGAGGAAATCGAAAGTCTTCGGCGAGAACTGGAGACGGTAAAGGCACGCTGTGACCGAGCGGAACGCGAAAAGAGTGACATCCTGTTGCGGCGATTGGCCTCGATGGACACGGTCTCGAACAAGACTGCCGCATCGGAAGCGCTGAAACTGCAGCAGAAGGTCAACGAACAAAAGCAGCTGATTGAGGATCTCCAGGACGAGAAGAAGTTCTTGACCGCCAAGGTGAAGGAGATCGAGTCCGACATCAAGGTTCGAGGTGTGAAAAACGTCGAAGAACAGCTGCGACAAAAGCTGGAGCAAGCGGAAACACTCTGCGAAGAGTTGATGGATGAAAACGAGGAGATCAAGCGTGAGATGCGAACCATGGAGGCGGAAATCGAGGAAATGCACGACAACTTCCGCGAGGATCAAGCAGATGAGTACGCATCCATCAAGAAGGAGCTGGATCAAACGACAAAGAACTGTCGAATCTTGTCGTTCAAGCTGAAGAAATCCGACAAGAAGATCGAGCAGCTGGAAACGGAGAAGAAAGCGTTAGGAGCGAATACCGATCTTTCGCTTAAGGTGAAACAGCTGGAAGACGAACTCAAGGTTGCTAATGAAGTGGCTCGAAGACTGCAAGGGGAGCTAGAACAAGCTGAATCTGCACCAAGCACTCCCACCAAGAAGACGCCAGCGTtgggaaaaattggaaaatcaaCGTCGGCAGACAACAAACTGACCCGAGCATCACTCACTCGCGGTGGTTCGCAGGAAGATCCGGTGCAGCTACTGCGCGATCTCCAGGACTCGCTGGAACGTGAAGCCGACCTGCGGGAACAGCTCAAGTACGCCGAGGAGGAAGCCGATAACCTGCGACGAAAGTCCTCCCGTGTCGAGGACGACAACGAGTCGCTCATGATGCAGCTCAAGAAGATGGCAACGAAAGCGAAAA GTAGAAAGCTGAGTCCTAGCCCACCGAACCGGCGCCAGTCGCCGATGGAAAAGGACGAAGGCATCTCCGACGAGGACGATCCGGCCGAGTTGCGGCTGCAGCTGGAGCTGAACGAGCAGGAAACTGCGGTACTGCGGCGCAAGATCGGCGAGCTCGAAACGGAGAACAAACGAAGCCGGGAGCACGTGAAGGAGCTGCAGGAAAGTTTGATTTCCAAGACGAAGGAGATGGACCGACAGAGTAAGTTCCCGTCGCTGCTGGGTTCGAAGAGTGGTGGCGCCAGCGGTTCCAAGGACTCGCTGGACGAGAAGAAGATCAAGGTGCTGGAGGAAGAGATGAGCGAGCTGCGGAAGAAGCTGATCGAGAAGGATCGCGAGTTTGAACGCGTGCAGGCGGAACTGAGTCTGAGCAAGACCAAGGGCGGAAAGATTCTTTCGAAGGCGAA CTCTCTGGACTCGCTAACGGAACAGCAGATGCAGGATCTGAAGAAACAGCTGCAGCAAACGGAACAGGAGGCCAACGTTCTGCGCCAGAAAACGCACACCCTGGAGCAGGAGATCGACAAGCAAACGGCGGAGATCAAGCAGCTGCAGCAGAAGAAGATCGCGGGTAACGAGGCGGAAGCGAAGAAGCTAACCGCCACCATCCAGGAGCTGCAAAAGGAAAAGACAGAACTCGAGGCAAGACTGAACCGGGTCACCAAGGAGGCTAGCGCGGGGATGCCGTCGCGGACGCCGAAGATGCCCAACGATATGCACACGAAGCTACAGCTGAAG AAAATGGTCGAGGAGTGCGAGAGCGAAATCAGCGAGCTCCGTGCGATCGTGGGCAAGTCCGGAGCCCTGAACGCTTCCGCGCTCGAGAAGGACAAGAAAAAGCTGCAAACCGAGCTGGACGAAGCGAAGGAGCAACGAACCAAACTGGAGGCTGAAATAA GAAAGCTGGCCGCACCGAAGGTATCCGCAGAGCTGCAAGCGATCAAATTAAGCGAAGCCCAACGTACAGTTCAAAAGTTGGAGGATGAGAATAAAAAACAGAATGACAAAATTAAAGTTCTGGAAGAGAAGATGGCAAAGGTTACTTCCACG atGAAATCGACCGAGTCCGGCAAGAAGGAGCTGGAGTCCGAACTGAAGTCGGAAAAGGATCGGTACTCCAGCTTGGAGAAAGAACTGGATCAGCTGAGGAAGGAGAAATCGGGCATCGAGGGTAAGGTTTCCAAGCTGGAAGATGAGATACAGCAGGAGCGGAATAAAATGGAGTCTGCGAAGGCCGCCTTGGAACGAGAGATCGCAAGCCTGAAGAGACATTCCGCTTCGGATGATCCTACGTCACTCAAGTTGCAGGAACTTAGCCAGAAGAACAATG AAATCATGTCCAAACTTGAGGAGGAAACCCGCAAGTACCAACAGCTCGTGTCCAAGCACGAACACCTGGAGGAAGACCACGTGATGCTCAAGGCCCAGCTGGAGTCGAACAAGCAAAAGTTCCAGGAGCTGGACAGCCTCAAGAACAAACTCGTCCAAGCGGACAACATCGAGGCTCGGCTGGTCAAGGAGAACACCAACCTGTCCCGCAAGCTGGTCGAGATGCAAAAGAAGGTGGCCCAGCTCGAGTCGAACGCCGAAAACCGCACCGCCGGGCTGGAACTCGAGCGGGACCGGCTGAAGAGTGCGCTCGAGGACAAGCAGCGCGAGTACGAGCACCTGAGCAGCGAGAACGAGATGAACGCGTACCAGGTGGCACAGCTGCGCAAGGAT AGTGAAGATCTCAGAAGTAAGCTGGACGACTACGAGAGGATCAACAAGGCGCAGCGTACGCTGAGTGAGCACAACTCGCACCTGGAGCAGGAACTGAAGAAGATGCATTTGCA ACTCGAGACGGCCGAGATGAACGTCAAGTCCGAGGTGGCGGCCACGCGGCTCCGGTACGAGCAACAGGTAACGAATCTGCACAACGAGCTGACCGGATTGCAGCGTCAGTGCGAGAGATTCAAGCGCGATCGCGACACCTTCAAGCAGCTGGTGGAAGCGGCCCAGAAGCAGATCGGCGACATGAAGGCGAACCGGCGCAGTCTGGCTTCGGTGACGAGCACgagcagcgacgacgacgacaagtcCAAGATCGTGGCGCTCGAGCAGCAGATTGGCTGTCTGGAGGATGAGCTGAGCGAAGCCCGGTTGGAGGCCAGTAAGGTACGGACGGAGTTGATCTCGGAGCTGAGCGCGTCGGAGATTAAGCTCTCGGAGATGCAGTCCAAGATCAACGAGCTGGAGGAGGAGAAGATCATCGCCGGAGGCAAGAGCAAGGTGCCGGGAACGAAGACCCGGCTGGAGCTGTCCTGGCAGAAGGAACGCGAAGACATGCAGCGGTTGGTGCAGGAGACGTCTACGCTGGCCAGAGATCTTCGCCAGACGCTGTTCGAAGTGGAGCGGGAACGTGACAAGGAGAAGCTGGAATCGCGCCGCAAGATTGACCAAATCAAAAAGACAACCGAGGAGGAGATCGAAGAGGGTCGCCGAAAGGTCACGGAACTCCAGAGCGATCTGCTGGAGCTGCGAGACGCCCACGCTAAGCTGCGGACGGCCAACGAGAAGCTGCGACGTGACCGCGAGCGAGCCGACCGGGAACGTGAAAGTGCCACCCGGCGACGGATCGAAATGGAGAGCGACCGCCGAATCGGTGCGCTGCTGCAGACGGTGGACGAACTGGTAAAGCTGGCGCCGGAAATGCAAAAGGTAGCAGCCGGCCGGCAGGAAACGACGACAAGCACAGGAAAGACCATTACCGCAAACGCACCCATTCCAACGCCGCCGATGCGTCACAAGAGTCCGTCGCCCGGTCCCGGAGGAGCCACGCCACAGCCGCAGTCGATAACGTCAGTATTAAGCCGACTGGCCGAGGCCTCCGAGGAGCTGCGACGCTTCCAGCGCATGTGTGATGAGGAAAAAGACAGGGAGCGCATGAGACGGGGCGGAATGAGAAG AGCGGCTTCCCAGGAGAACGATTCCGTCGAGGGCCACTCGAGCCGACCGGTGATGAGACTCAACCGAAACGGTGGCAGCTTGTACAAGAAGAGCTTGTCGTTGGATCAATCGCTCCAAGTTGAGCAACAAGGA CAGCTCATCTGGAAGGAGGGTGACGACAGCATGTCCTCGCTGCAGTCCCTGGACTCGGAGTACGGTGCCATGATGCACAACCGGGACTCCAGTCTGGACTCGCGACTCTCGGGTGGCTCCACCCAGAGCGATATGCCCCGGATGCGCAAGAAGAAGCGCGGCCTGATGGGAAAACTGCGCAGTCTCAGCCTGACCAGAAGCAAGGGCAGCGAAAGTGACTTCTCG ATCCAGGGATCCGACTCGGATCTGAGCATGGCGGGTGATATTCGTTCCAGCAAGACCAACCTCAAGGGCAAACTGTCGGGGATGTTCCGGCGGGCGGGTTCGTCGTCCCGGGCCGGAAGCAGCGAAGCGCTAGACCGAGAGATCCAACGCCCGGTTGCGATCCAGACCATGGGCAACGGGCCAACGGGACAACCGCCGGTGCCGCGGCCGGTTTCTGCCAGCAATCCGCATTTAGCAAGA CAAGCCGGCAAACCTCCCACGCCCTCGATGGTCCCGACCCAGAGAAGAAGAGTGGTCATCGCCGGATCTGGCCAGCCCGGAGCGCCCAGTTCGGGGGCGCCAAAGTAG